The following coding sequences lie in one Oncorhynchus gorbuscha isolate QuinsamMale2020 ecotype Even-year linkage group LG10, OgorEven_v1.0, whole genome shotgun sequence genomic window:
- the LOC124045191 gene encoding angiopoietin-related protein 7-like → MSLRTVALSVTLLLLVLTEAWAQNPRKRLAPPKPPKAQCCDEVRSLKVQVANLTSLLEELGRKQETDLMNVVRQMIELDKQNRQQESRVTEAESKYSEINNQVEIMQLQAAQSVTQTTSDAIYDCASLYTKNYKISGEYKLPADDFLGTPEIDVFCDMESNGGGWTLIQRRKVGLTSFNRDWKQYKNGFGTIRGDFWLGNENIFRLTRQPSILRIEMEDWEGQTRYAEYSYFTLKNELNSYKLFIANYSGNAGDSLRYHNNTNFSTKGKDNDKCVDDCASLRKGGYWYNCCTDSNLNGMFYRYGDHSKSTDGINWYGWHGPNYSLKRVEMKIRPQNFQP, encoded by the exons ATGTCTTTGCGGACGGTGGCTCTGAGCGTTACCCTACTGCTGCTGGTGCTGACAGAAGCGTGGGCGCAAAACCCAAGGAAGAGGCTGGCGCCACCCAAGCCTCCAAAGGCGCAGTGCTGTGATGAAGTGCGCTCCCTGAAGGTGCAGGTGGCCAACCTGACCAGCCTACTGGAGGAGTTGGGCCGCAAGCAGGAGACAGACTTGATGAACGTAGTAAGGCAGATGATCGAGCTGGACAAGCAGAACCGACAGCAGGAGTCCCGTGTCACTGAGGCTGAGAGCAAGTACTCTGAGATCAATAACCAGGTGGAGATCATGCAGCTGCAAGCCGCCCAGTCCGTCACTCAGACCACATCAG ATGCCATCTACGACTGTGCATCCCTGTACACGAAGAACTACAAGATCTCTGGGGAGTACAAACTGCCTGCAGATGACTTCCTGGGGACCCCTGAGATTGAC GTCTTCTGTGACATGGAGAGCAATGGTGGTGGCTGGACGCTCATCCAGAGACGCAAGGTGGGCCTGACCTCCTTCAACCGCGACTGGAAGCAGTACAAAAATGGCTTTGGCACCATCCGCGGGGACTTCTGGCTGGGCAATGAAAACATCTTCCGTCTGACAAGGCAGCCCAGCATACTAAGGATAGAGATGGAG GACTGGGAAGGCCAGACCCGCTATGCAGAGTACAGTTACTTCACCTTGAAAAACGAGTTGAACAGCTACAAACTCTTCATCGCCAACTACAGTGGAAATGCTGGGGACTCTCTGCGCTACCACAACAACACCAATTTCAGCACCAAGGGCAAAGACAACGACAAATGTGTGGACGACTGCGCTTCACTACGCAAAG GTGGGTACTGGTACAACTGTTGCACTGACTCCAACCTGAACGGCATGTTCTATCGTTATGGCGACCACAGCAAGAGCACGGATGGAATCAATTGGTACGGCTGGCACGGGCCCAACTACTCCCTGAAGAGGGTGGAGATGAAGATCCGGCCACAGAATTTTCAACCATAA